One genomic segment of Sediminispirochaeta bajacaliforniensis DSM 16054 includes these proteins:
- the cdaA gene encoding diadenylate cyclase CdaA, translating into MDLFVDIGTVGEVLRLLLDISILAFLLYQLYMIVAETRAIQLIKGALFLGILYAVAFFLKLETMLWIMNSLATVIVIIIAIVFQPELRNIFTRIGRGEWFRSASRARPEQLDTVINAVEILAARRRGALIVFPRKVGIKNLIDQGTKLNADLSSSLLLTIFGHDTPLHDGAVIVSGGKLLSAGCFLPMSEQTDIRRSFGTRHRAALGMAEDTDAVVLVVSEESGAISLAFDANLQYDLSSAEVAGTLRELLESPADEKQEQKREIRGEEREDEI; encoded by the coding sequence ATGGATCTGTTTGTCGATATCGGAACAGTTGGAGAAGTCCTTCGGCTTCTCCTTGATATTTCCATACTCGCGTTTTTACTCTATCAGCTCTATATGATTGTGGCGGAGACCAGGGCGATTCAGCTGATAAAGGGTGCGCTATTTCTCGGAATACTTTATGCCGTCGCCTTTTTTCTGAAGTTGGAAACCATGCTGTGGATCATGAACAGCTTGGCGACTGTTATTGTCATTATTATTGCTATTGTTTTCCAACCCGAGCTAAGAAATATTTTTACTAGAATCGGAAGAGGAGAATGGTTTAGAAGCGCTAGCCGGGCAAGGCCGGAACAACTTGATACAGTCATAAATGCCGTGGAAATTCTTGCAGCACGTCGTCGGGGGGCGTTAATTGTATTCCCCCGTAAGGTGGGTATTAAGAATTTGATCGATCAGGGGACAAAGTTGAATGCCGATCTCTCAAGCAGCCTGCTTTTGACGATTTTCGGGCATGACACCCCTCTTCATGACGGAGCCGTTATCGTTTCCGGGGGAAAGCTTCTTTCCGCCGGCTGCTTCCTGCCTATGAGTGAGCAGACCGATATTCGCCGGAGCTTTGGGACCCGTCACCGTGCGGCTTTAGGTATGGCCGAGGATACCGATGCGGTGGTACTCGTGGTTTCGGAGGAGAGCGGAGCTATCTCCCTTGCCTTCGACGCGAACCTTCAATATGATCTTTCCTCTGCAGAGGTGGCCGGTACCTTGCGGGAACTTCTTGAATCCCCCGCAGATGAAAAGCAGGAGCAAAAGCGAGAAATACGGGGAGAGGAGAGAGAGGATGAGATCTGA
- the cls gene encoding cardiolipin synthase, with protein sequence MPILNVISPYLYYIYFLFVIVLTITILLDNKPPEVTVAWLLAIYFLPYVGAVIYLLSGVNWKRRKIVKQLPEVTFETYLGSILEQQRHFLEAVSRKIDNDMAKTVSLVLNSSNAIITLDNHVDFFYEGGSLFERMIEDLEGAAETIHLEYFIYKSDRIGQRIGEILKRKARRGVKVRVLFDGVGNFRKMSWRFKRELRESGVEVRYFLDPFNVLTGRLLNYCNHRKIVVIDGKTAYTGGMNIGDEYIDGGKRFSSWRDTHIRVTGESVAMLQGVFLSDWYNSGGEKIIDERFFPEPDAVDNYLPIQVVCSGPDSNWYTLKKLYFNLIANANGEVLIQSPYFIPDESIRSALEASSLSGVEVHLIMTGVADKRVPFWVAHTYFESLLKAGVNIYFYEKGFFHPKMLVVDGNIATVGSCNMDVRSFHLDYELNMLFYGETVCKGLVEQFRRDLQECRKLTPDIYNKLSFPARLRNGVFRMIAPVL encoded by the coding sequence ATGCCGATTCTCAATGTAATAAGCCCCTACCTGTATTATATTTATTTTCTCTTTGTTATCGTACTGACGATTACTATTCTTTTGGATAACAAGCCCCCTGAGGTGACTGTCGCCTGGCTCCTTGCCATCTACTTTCTTCCTTATGTGGGTGCTGTGATCTATTTGCTCAGCGGGGTCAACTGGAAGAGGCGAAAAATCGTCAAACAGCTCCCCGAGGTGACCTTTGAAACATATCTCGGATCGATTTTAGAACAGCAGCGCCATTTCCTCGAGGCGGTCAGCAGGAAGATCGACAACGACATGGCCAAGACGGTTTCTCTTGTCCTTAACTCGAGTAACGCCATTATCACCCTCGATAATCATGTCGATTTTTTTTATGAGGGCGGTTCCCTTTTTGAGCGGATGATCGAGGATTTGGAAGGGGCGGCGGAGACGATCCATCTGGAGTACTTTATCTATAAAAGTGACAGGATCGGACAGCGCATCGGGGAGATCTTGAAACGAAAGGCCCGAAGAGGAGTGAAGGTCCGCGTTCTTTTCGATGGCGTCGGGAATTTTCGGAAGATGAGCTGGCGCTTTAAGCGTGAGCTTCGGGAAAGCGGTGTCGAGGTTCGCTATTTTCTCGACCCTTTCAACGTTCTTACCGGAAGGTTGCTGAATTACTGCAATCACCGAAAAATCGTCGTTATCGACGGAAAAACAGCCTATACCGGGGGAATGAACATCGGTGATGAATATATAGACGGAGGAAAGCGCTTTTCATCCTGGCGGGATACCCACATACGGGTTACCGGTGAATCGGTTGCCATGCTCCAGGGGGTTTTTCTGTCCGACTGGTATAATTCGGGAGGGGAGAAGATTATCGACGAGCGTTTCTTTCCCGAACCGGATGCCGTAGACAACTATCTGCCCATCCAGGTGGTCTGCAGCGGCCCTGATTCAAATTGGTACACCCTGAAAAAGCTCTATTTTAACTTAATAGCAAATGCAAACGGTGAAGTTCTCATTCAAAGCCCCTACTTCATTCCCGACGAGAGTATTCGGAGTGCTTTGGAGGCATCGAGCCTTTCCGGGGTCGAAGTCCATCTCATCATGACCGGGGTTGCCGACAAACGTGTTCCTTTCTGGGTGGCTCATACCTATTTCGAGTCCCTGCTAAAGGCCGGCGTCAACATCTATTTTTATGAAAAGGGATTTTTCCATCCGAAGATGCTGGTTGTCGATGGCAATATTGCCACGGTGGGCAGCTGCAACATGGATGTAAGGAGCTTTCACCTTGATTATGAACTTAACATGCTCTTCTATGGTGAGACGGTCTGTAAAGGACTTGTTGAACAGTTCCGGAGGGATCTGCAGGAATGTCGAAAGCTGACCCCCGATATCTATAACAAACTTAGCTTTCCTGCTCGCCTGCGTAACGGCGTCTTTAGGATGATTGCGCCCGTACTTTGA
- the glpK gene encoding glycerol kinase GlpK — MGQHRYIGALDQGTTSSRFILFDHGGRIVAGHQLEHRQIYPKPGWVEHDPLEIWQRCCDVIRATLQKSGVVADELVSIGVTNQRETVVCWNPKTGKPFYNAIVWQDMRTSDYIEALAADGGYDRFRLKTGLPLAAYFSGSKMKWMLDTIPGLRKAAAKGEAVFGTIDTYIIWQLTGGPGRGILVTDVTNASRTFLMNITELCWDQELLNLFSIPRNMLPEIRSSVAATAYGVTDGGGPLGGLVPISGILGDQQAALFGQACFERGSSKNTYGTGCFLLLHTGEEIVHSHHGLLTTVACRIGKQPATYALEGSVAVAGLLVQWVRDKLGLIKESGEIRELASRVKDNGGVYIVPAFSGLFAPYWRTEARGIIAGLTGYVDSGHIARAVIESTAFQTKDICDAMEKDSGLTLSELKVDGGAVVDELLMQFQADLLSIPVIRPEVTETTALGAAYAAGLSAGFWSGPSELTGHWREEKRWIAVMDTEEREKRLRFWHKAVERTKGWLD, encoded by the coding sequence ATGGGGCAACATCGTTATATCGGTGCCCTGGACCAGGGAACCACCAGCAGCCGGTTTATTCTTTTTGACCACGGGGGAAGGATTGTTGCCGGCCATCAACTGGAACACCGCCAGATCTACCCTAAACCAGGGTGGGTCGAGCATGATCCTCTTGAAATCTGGCAACGTTGTTGCGATGTTATCCGTGCCACCCTCCAGAAAAGCGGCGTTGTCGCCGATGAGCTTGTCTCGATCGGTGTTACGAATCAGCGGGAGACGGTGGTCTGCTGGAATCCAAAGACCGGAAAACCCTTTTACAATGCCATTGTTTGGCAGGATATGAGGACAAGTGATTATATCGAGGCTCTTGCCGCCGACGGTGGCTACGACCGCTTCCGCCTGAAAACAGGCTTGCCCCTTGCCGCCTATTTTTCAGGCTCGAAGATGAAATGGATGCTGGATACTATCCCCGGTCTCAGAAAGGCTGCCGCAAAAGGTGAAGCCGTTTTCGGTACCATCGACACCTATATCATTTGGCAACTTACCGGTGGCCCCGGGCGGGGAATCCTGGTAACCGACGTCACCAATGCAAGCCGCACCTTTCTCATGAACATCACCGAACTTTGTTGGGACCAGGAGCTTTTGAACCTCTTCTCCATCCCCCGCAACATGCTCCCCGAAATTCGAAGCTCTGTTGCGGCTACTGCCTACGGCGTTACCGATGGTGGTGGTCCTTTGGGGGGACTTGTTCCTATTTCCGGGATACTCGGTGATCAGCAGGCGGCCCTTTTCGGACAGGCCTGTTTCGAGAGGGGAAGCAGCAAAAATACCTATGGAACGGGCTGCTTCCTGTTACTGCATACCGGGGAAGAAATTGTTCATTCCCATCACGGTCTTCTCACCACCGTCGCCTGCCGCATCGGCAAGCAACCTGCAACCTATGCACTCGAAGGGTCTGTTGCCGTTGCGGGGCTCCTTGTCCAGTGGGTGCGTGATAAGCTCGGTCTGATCAAAGAGTCCGGGGAAATCCGGGAGCTTGCTTCCCGCGTGAAGGATAACGGCGGTGTCTACATCGTTCCCGCATTCAGCGGGCTCTTTGCCCCCTATTGGCGGACGGAGGCCCGGGGCATCATTGCCGGTCTCACCGGATATGTCGATTCGGGCCATATAGCCCGGGCGGTCATCGAATCAACCGCTTTCCAGACGAAAGATATCTGCGATGCGATGGAGAAAGATTCCGGTCTCACGCTTAGCGAGCTTAAGGTGGATGGAGGAGCTGTTGTCGATGAGCTTTTGATGCAGTTCCAGGCCGATCTTCTCTCCATCCCCGTTATTCGCCCCGAAGTGACCGAGACCACGGCGCTCGGAGCCGCGTATGCCGCTGGTCTGTCGGCAGGATTCTGGAGTGGTCCATCGGAGTTGACGGGCCACTGGAGGGAGGAGAAACGATGGATTGCCGTAATGGATACGGAAGAACGGGAGAAACGACTCCGTTTCTGGCACAAAGCGGTAGAGCGCACCAAAGGGTGGCTGGACTGA
- a CDS encoding class I SAM-dependent RNA methyltransferase: MNVDTYHITIESLAFGGDGVGTIEAPQSSLNGIRCFVPFSAPGDVLSIRIRHRGKRFVRGELLSIEIPSPNRTNPRCPHFGSCGGCQWQHIDYTTQLKSKSEILRQNLARIATIDITPEEAIASPRVYGYRSRARLRSGENGRLGYHAASSHSVIAIDRCPVLTPDLEKRVIGGIESSTEFPHDTQFLFQETGGNGHQVQWERIGSGGDESIGFRQANEGVNHLLQDEIARFITQSEAKVLDLYCGDGNLSLPLARQGCRIRGFDIATSSIKQANRLWREGPADTHQVSYQRLDAIEAVKAIKRGAIRPFGTERPDVILLDPPRSGVGSEGMQALCTLKAQRILYLSCDPATLSRDLKTATAAGYHLLTVRAADMFPQTYHLESFAVLERR; the protein is encoded by the coding sequence ATGAATGTCGACACCTATCATATTACGATAGAAAGCCTTGCCTTCGGGGGAGACGGAGTGGGGACAATAGAGGCCCCCCAAAGCTCACTGAATGGCATACGTTGCTTTGTCCCCTTCTCCGCCCCAGGTGATGTGCTCTCCATACGGATACGTCACCGGGGAAAGCGTTTCGTGAGGGGAGAACTGCTTTCGATCGAAATTCCTTCTCCAAACAGAACAAACCCGAGGTGCCCCCATTTTGGCTCATGCGGAGGCTGCCAATGGCAGCATATAGACTACACAACCCAACTTAAAAGCAAGAGTGAGATTCTTCGCCAGAATCTTGCACGCATAGCAACAATAGACATCACGCCGGAAGAAGCCATAGCCTCTCCCAGAGTCTACGGCTATAGAAGCAGGGCCCGGCTTCGATCCGGAGAAAACGGACGATTAGGCTATCATGCGGCATCAAGCCACAGTGTGATAGCGATTGATCGGTGCCCCGTCCTGACTCCCGACCTGGAAAAGAGGGTGATCGGGGGCATAGAAAGCTCAACAGAGTTTCCGCACGATACTCAGTTTCTTTTCCAGGAGACGGGTGGGAACGGGCATCAGGTTCAGTGGGAACGAATAGGGAGCGGAGGGGATGAGTCAATCGGTTTTCGCCAGGCAAACGAAGGGGTCAACCACCTGTTGCAGGATGAAATTGCCCGGTTTATTACTCAAAGTGAAGCCAAAGTTCTCGACCTTTACTGCGGAGACGGTAACCTTTCCCTTCCCCTGGCCAGGCAAGGCTGCCGGATCAGAGGTTTTGATATCGCCACCTCATCGATCAAGCAGGCAAACAGGCTCTGGAGGGAAGGCCCGGCCGATACGCATCAGGTATCCTACCAAAGGCTCGATGCGATAGAAGCAGTAAAGGCCATAAAACGGGGAGCAATACGCCCATTTGGTACAGAAAGGCCCGATGTAATCCTCTTGGATCCGCCCCGCAGCGGTGTGGGAAGTGAGGGGATGCAAGCGCTCTGCACTCTGAAAGCCCAACGCATACTCTACCTTTCCTGTGATCCGGCGACCCTTTCCCGGGACCTAAAAACTGCAACCGCGGCAGGGTATCACCTTCTCACCGTGCGGGCCGCGGATATGTTTCCCCAAACCTACCACCTGGAATCCTTTGCTGTGCTGGAAAGGAGGTAA